From Roseibium alexandrii DFL-11, the proteins below share one genomic window:
- a CDS encoding DUF3299 domain-containing protein, whose translation MAGSTPIGLRRAATAFVYAALTFAIAAGPAAAITPIDWPDLKDPAASQYEDPFEALYLSELRSLAAVYRIRNGLKSGGLTLEERTRLERRLNDEEAKLAAAGIQTDQLLAQRDMVARRRAEARLKGNSDLAGKDVAITGYVIPVLDETGAAKYGYLVSGYGMCSHVPAPAPNQIIFYRLEEEWAEAELYKPVLLQGRLDLNVSRQTINLLDGDVTITASFGMDVTDIRALEPQKSDVRGRGFRSFTR comes from the coding sequence ATGGCTGGGAGCACGCCAATAGGTTTGCGCCGCGCTGCAACTGCTTTTGTCTACGCGGCGCTGACCTTTGCGATTGCTGCCGGACCAGCAGCGGCCATCACACCGATTGACTGGCCTGATCTCAAGGACCCGGCTGCCTCCCAGTATGAAGACCCCTTCGAAGCACTCTACCTCTCAGAACTCAGGTCACTTGCCGCAGTTTACAGGATCCGCAATGGACTGAAGAGCGGCGGGCTGACCCTTGAGGAGCGCACCAGGCTGGAGCGCCGCCTGAATGATGAGGAGGCCAAACTTGCCGCCGCGGGGATCCAGACCGATCAGCTTCTCGCCCAGCGCGATATGGTCGCGAGAAGAAGAGCCGAAGCGCGTTTGAAGGGCAATTCGGATCTCGCAGGCAAAGATGTTGCGATTACCGGCTACGTGATCCCGGTCCTGGATGAAACAGGCGCTGCAAAATACGGCTATCTCGTCTCTGGCTATGGCATGTGCAGTCATGTCCCGGCACCAGCGCCCAACCAGATCATCTTCTACAGGCTCGAAGAAGAATGGGCGGAGGCTGAACTCTACAAACCCGTTCTTTTGCAGGGCCGCCTGGATCTCAATGTTTCAAGACAAACGATTAATCTTCTGGATGGCGATGTGACGATCACCGCGTCGTTCGGCATGGACGTCACCGATATCCGGGCGCTGGAGCCGCAGAAAAGTGATGTCAGGGGCCGTGGCTTCCGCTCCTTCACACGATAG
- the phbB gene encoding acetoacetyl-CoA reductase: MSKVALVTGGTRGIGEAISRGLKEAGYTVAATYAGNTEKAEAFKAETDIHVYKWDVSDPDACAAGIAQVESDLGPVEVLVNNAGITRDGMFHKMDFDQWRAVMSTNLDSMFTMTHPVINGMRSRGSGRIINISSINGQKGQMGQTNYSAAKAGVIGFTKALAQENAFKGITVNCVCPGYIGTDMVAAMPEKVLESIVGGIPVGRLGKPEEIAETVVYLASDKAGFMTGAVMTINGGQYMA; this comes from the coding sequence ATGAGCAAGGTGGCATTGGTTACCGGAGGCACCCGCGGTATTGGTGAGGCAATCTCACGCGGATTGAAAGAAGCGGGTTACACCGTGGCGGCCACTTACGCCGGCAACACCGAGAAGGCTGAGGCCTTTAAAGCCGAGACCGATATTCATGTTTACAAGTGGGACGTTTCCGATCCGGACGCTTGCGCTGCCGGCATTGCCCAGGTGGAGAGCGATCTCGGCCCAGTTGAAGTTCTGGTCAACAACGCCGGTATCACGCGTGATGGCATGTTCCACAAGATGGACTTCGATCAATGGCGGGCCGTGATGTCCACCAACCTTGATTCCATGTTCACCATGACGCACCCGGTGATCAACGGCATGCGCAGCCGGGGCTCTGGCCGGATCATCAACATCTCGTCCATTAATGGCCAAAAGGGCCAGATGGGTCAGACCAACTATTCGGCTGCAAAAGCCGGTGTGATTGGCTTTACAAAGGCGCTGGCTCAGGAAAACGCCTTCAAGGGCATCACCGTCAACTGCGTGTGCCCGGGTTACATCGGCACCGACATGGTTGCTGCCATGCCAGAGAAGGTTCTGGAATCCATCGTTGGTGGCATCCCGGTTGGCCGGCTTGGCAAACCAGAAGAAATTGCAGAGACAGTTGTCTACTTGGCTTCCGACAAGGCCGGGTTCATGACCGGTGCGGTTATGACCATCAACGGTGGCCAGTACATGGCTTAA
- a CDS encoding methyltransferase domain-containing protein, which yields MKFLAQAYQNADAFSGSELENLEGLLHLMAAHPGFQAYKEASYKLLELSPDSHAADVACGLGFDLPHLKALVPRGSVTGFDLSAKFLASAKARIQAAAGGADASIHFLQSDIKALDADTGAFDAVRIDRSLQHIPEPEVAIAEMLRIVRPGGIICAAEPDWGSFVIASSTPEIATKVAAVYACALVNPRIGRDLVDLIGTQTELTHHSVHSLLFKSLADLNRMCVLGDITARSVEAGVITSSENARFWQDLEERDRAGRCFANLNIHLVSGRKP from the coding sequence ATGAAGTTCCTTGCGCAAGCTTACCAGAATGCAGACGCCTTTTCCGGTTCGGAGTTGGAAAATCTGGAAGGCCTCTTACACCTGATGGCTGCGCATCCAGGGTTTCAGGCCTATAAAGAAGCCTCGTACAAGCTTCTGGAGCTCTCGCCCGACAGCCATGCCGCCGATGTCGCCTGCGGCCTCGGTTTTGATCTTCCGCATTTGAAGGCCCTTGTTCCAAGGGGATCCGTTACGGGGTTTGACCTAAGTGCCAAGTTTCTTGCCTCAGCAAAAGCGCGCATTCAGGCCGCTGCGGGCGGTGCTGATGCCTCCATCCACTTCCTGCAGAGTGACATCAAGGCTTTAGACGCTGACACAGGTGCCTTTGATGCCGTTCGCATTGACCGGTCTCTGCAGCATATCCCGGAGCCCGAGGTGGCGATTGCCGAGATGCTCCGGATTGTCAGGCCCGGCGGCATCATCTGCGCGGCGGAACCGGATTGGGGAAGTTTCGTGATTGCCTCGAGCACACCGGAGATCGCAACAAAGGTTGCTGCCGTTTACGCCTGTGCCCTGGTCAATCCGCGTATCGGCCGGGACCTTGTGGATCTGATCGGAACGCAAACGGAGCTAACCCACCACAGTGTGCATTCGCTGTTGTTCAAGAGTTTGGCCGACCTCAACCGAATGTGTGTCCTTGGCGATATAACGGCCCGCAGCGTTGAAGCAGGCGTCATCACGTCATCGGAAAACGCAAGGTTCTGGCAGGACCTTGAAGAGCGGGACCGTGCTGGCCGGTGTTTTGCCAACTTGAATATCCATTTGGTTTCGGGGCGAAAGCCTTGA
- the phaR gene encoding polyhydroxyalkanoate synthesis repressor PhaR, producing the protein MAKTSEPTIIKKYANRRLYNTGTSTYVTLEDLAVMVKGEEDFVVYDAKSGDDITRSVLTQIIFEQEAKGTNLLPVSFLRQLIGFYGDSMQGLVPSYLEYSMTSLTKEQEKLRAQMTDAFGATAFDAIEDQVKRNTEMFERAMKMFMPFPTGEGAAAAAPGSEKKTAQPEASDLDDMKRQLEEMQKTISKLTDKP; encoded by the coding sequence ATGGCCAAGACCAGTGAGCCGACAATCATCAAGAAATACGCCAACCGGCGGCTCTACAACACCGGCACCAGCACTTATGTGACCCTCGAAGATCTCGCGGTGATGGTGAAGGGGGAGGAAGACTTTGTCGTTTATGATGCCAAGTCCGGCGACGACATCACCCGGTCTGTTCTGACCCAGATCATTTTTGAGCAGGAAGCAAAAGGAACGAACCTTCTGCCCGTGTCGTTTCTTCGGCAACTGATCGGCTTTTACGGAGACAGTATGCAGGGTCTCGTACCCAGCTATCTGGAATACTCCATGACATCGCTGACCAAGGAACAAGAAAAGCTCCGCGCCCAGATGACCGATGCTTTCGGCGCGACCGCCTTCGACGCCATAGAAGACCAGGTCAAGCGCAACACGGAAATGTTTGAACGGGCCATGAAAATGTTCATGCCGTTCCCGACCGGGGAAGGCGCGGCAGCTGCCGCGCCGGGTTCAGAGAAGAAAACCGCACAGCCGGAGGCCAGCGACCTGGACGACATGAAACGGCAGCTGGAAGAAATGCAGAAGACCATCAGCAAATTGACTGACAAGCCCTGA
- a CDS encoding GlcG/HbpS family heme-binding protein — protein sequence MRKLTLSTAETIISAAYEKAAELSLKPLTVVVLDAGGHAIALKRQDGSSIMRPQIATGKAVGALAVGTGTRWLNANAETRPHFVNALNGASGGAIIPVPGGVLVKNEEGETLGAVGITGDTSDNDEACAVAGVEAVNLVADCG from the coding sequence ATGCGCAAACTCACACTTTCAACCGCAGAGACCATCATTTCTGCCGCATACGAAAAAGCAGCAGAACTTAGCCTGAAACCATTGACGGTGGTGGTTTTGGATGCGGGCGGTCATGCGATTGCCCTGAAGCGCCAGGACGGGTCTTCCATCATGCGTCCGCAGATCGCAACCGGCAAAGCGGTTGGTGCACTGGCGGTGGGCACAGGTACACGCTGGCTCAACGCCAATGCGGAAACCCGTCCGCACTTCGTCAACGCCCTGAATGGAGCTTCCGGCGGAGCGATCATTCCGGTGCCGGGTGGCGTGCTGGTGAAAAACGAAGAGGGCGAAACCCTCGGCGCCGTCGGCATCACCGGCGATACGTCAGACAATGATGAGGCTTGTGCTGTCGCAGGTGTTGAGGCTGTCAATCTCGTCGCAGACTGCGGCTGA
- a CDS encoding septation protein A → MELERAPNDPSRKELSPLLKLALELGPLGVFFLFNSRGEQIAESFPVLKAVGEPIFLATAAFMVAITISLVASLYLTKRLPIMPLVSGVVVIVFGALTLWLHDELFIKLKPTIVNSLFGAILLGGLFFGKALLGYVFDSAFKLTDEGWRKLTFRWGVFFFVLAAINEIVWRSFSTDFWVSFKVFGVMPITLIFTLTQLPLIQKHAIVEDEEEA, encoded by the coding sequence ATGGAATTGGAACGCGCCCCGAATGACCCGTCCCGCAAGGAACTGTCGCCGCTCTTGAAGCTGGCCTTGGAGTTGGGACCGCTCGGCGTTTTCTTTCTCTTCAACTCAAGAGGCGAACAAATCGCGGAGAGTTTTCCGGTCCTCAAAGCGGTGGGCGAGCCGATCTTTCTGGCAACAGCCGCATTCATGGTGGCGATCACCATCTCGCTTGTTGCATCCCTCTATCTGACGAAGCGTTTGCCGATCATGCCGCTGGTCTCCGGCGTCGTTGTGATCGTGTTCGGCGCGTTGACCTTGTGGCTCCACGATGAGCTTTTCATCAAGTTGAAGCCCACCATCGTCAACAGCCTGTTCGGGGCCATCCTTCTCGGTGGTCTGTTCTTCGGCAAGGCCCTGCTCGGTTATGTGTTCGACAGCGCGTTCAAATTGACTGACGAAGGCTGGCGCAAGCTGACCTTCCGCTGGGGCGTATTTTTCTTTGTCCTGGCGGCGATCAACGAGATTGTCTGGCGCAGTTTTTCGACCGATTTCTGGGTCAGCTTCAAGGTTTTCGGGGTCATGCCGATCACCCTGATTTTCACCCTCACCCAGCTTCCTCTGATCCAGAAACATGCAATTGTCGAGGACGAAGAAGAGGCTTGA
- the ggt gene encoding gamma-glutamyltransferase, giving the protein MKRDFQAPGRSPVFAREAAVATSHPLATSAAIEVLQDGGNAVDAAIAAAAVQAVVEPHMTGIGGDCFALVTEPDGRLTGFNGSGAAPRAASPEKLAELGVSEITDTSPHAVTVPGAIRAWETLLKAHGTRQFKPLFKRAIDYARDGFPVAPRVANDWLKNVDKLAADPVSGARYLVRGAAPEIGQVMKFPHLAATLEAIGDEGADAFYSGAIAEDIVGALAAKGGIMTTDDLAACHTTAVSPVVREYKGHAVAELPPNGQGVIALIMLGILERFHLENLDPFGAERFHLEMEAARLAYAVRDHYVTDPGYMDICHTRLIGEDYIDQLAQRISIDKRQTDIAETSLAPQTDTIYLSIVDKDGLSVSFINSLFSDFGSGIVAPESGVLLHCRGRSFKAQPGFANSIAGGKRPMHTIIPAVALKNGAPWLSFGVMGGHYQACGHAHLLTNIIDYGMDVQAAIDFPRMFFDLETHALQAERLVPPSTIDGLKALGHTVVPAQGAIGGSQAIMIDKARHVLTAGSDPRKDGHAAGY; this is encoded by the coding sequence GTGAAGCGGGACTTTCAGGCACCAGGCAGATCACCGGTATTTGCACGCGAAGCTGCTGTTGCGACCTCCCATCCGCTGGCGACAAGCGCCGCGATCGAAGTGCTGCAAGATGGCGGAAATGCCGTCGATGCAGCCATTGCCGCTGCGGCCGTACAAGCTGTTGTTGAACCGCATATGACCGGTATTGGCGGTGATTGCTTTGCGCTGGTCACCGAGCCGGACGGCCGGCTCACCGGCTTCAACGGTTCTGGCGCGGCGCCGCGCGCAGCCAGCCCTGAAAAACTTGCAGAGCTGGGCGTTTCTGAAATCACCGACACCTCGCCGCATGCAGTCACGGTACCGGGCGCAATCCGGGCTTGGGAAACGCTGCTGAAAGCCCACGGCACCCGCCAATTCAAACCTCTGTTCAAACGCGCGATCGATTATGCGCGGGATGGCTTCCCCGTCGCACCGCGTGTTGCAAACGACTGGCTAAAGAACGTGGACAAGCTGGCCGCTGATCCGGTCTCCGGAGCCAGGTATCTGGTCAGGGGAGCCGCGCCTGAAATTGGCCAGGTAATGAAGTTCCCGCATCTTGCGGCAACACTCGAAGCCATCGGCGATGAAGGGGCTGACGCCTTCTATTCCGGCGCGATTGCGGAAGATATCGTTGGCGCACTGGCCGCCAAGGGCGGGATCATGACAACCGATGACCTTGCCGCCTGCCACACAACAGCTGTTTCTCCGGTTGTCCGCGAGTACAAGGGGCACGCGGTTGCAGAGCTGCCGCCCAACGGTCAGGGTGTGATTGCGCTAATCATGCTGGGCATTCTAGAGCGCTTTCATCTTGAGAATCTCGACCCGTTTGGCGCCGAGAGGTTTCATCTGGAAATGGAGGCAGCCCGCCTCGCCTACGCGGTGCGCGATCACTATGTGACCGACCCAGGCTATATGGACATCTGCCATACCCGATTGATCGGTGAAGACTACATCGATCAGCTTGCGCAGCGTATTTCCATCGACAAACGGCAGACAGACATCGCTGAGACGAGCCTCGCGCCGCAGACTGACACGATCTACCTGAGCATCGTCGACAAGGACGGATTGTCGGTCTCGTTCATCAATTCCCTTTTCAGCGATTTCGGCAGCGGCATTGTTGCGCCGGAAAGCGGTGTGCTTTTGCATTGCCGTGGCCGCTCGTTCAAGGCGCAACCGGGCTTTGCGAACTCCATCGCCGGCGGCAAGCGCCCGATGCACACGATCATTCCAGCCGTGGCCTTGAAAAACGGCGCTCCGTGGCTCTCGTTCGGCGTCATGGGCGGCCATTATCAAGCCTGCGGTCATGCGCATTTGCTGACCAACATCATCGATTACGGCATGGATGTGCAGGCGGCGATTGATTTCCCGCGCATGTTCTTCGATCTGGAAACCCATGCATTGCAGGCTGAACGCCTTGTGCCGCCGTCCACGATTGATGGCTTGAAAGCACTTGGTCACACGGTTGTGCCGGCCCAGGGCGCCATAGGCGGCAGTCAGGCGATCATGATCGACAAGGCGCGCCATGTGCTCACCGCAGGATCCGATCCGCGGAAAGACGGCCACGCGGCGGGGTATTGA
- a CDS encoding acetyl-CoA C-acetyltransferase, whose protein sequence is MSASTDVVIVSATRTPVGSFNGSFANTPAHELGAHVIKAALEQAKVDGADVDEVVFGQVLTAGQGQNPARQAAIAAGIPDGATAWGLNQVCGSGLRTVAIAAQQIQTGDATVMIAGGQENMTQSPHCAPMRAGYKMGDYKMVDTMIKDGLWDAFNGYHMGQTAENVAEKWQITREQQDEFAVASQNKAEAAQKAGKFKDEITPFTVKTRKGDIVVEDDEYIRHGATMEAMQKLRPAFNKEGTVTAANASGINDGAAALVVMSAEEAEKRGLKPLARIASWATAGVDPTIMGSGPIPASRKALEKAGWSAEELDLVEANEAFAAQACAVNKDMGWNPDIVNVNGGAIAIGHPIGASGARILCTLLHEMVRRDAKKGLATLCIGGGMGVAMCLER, encoded by the coding sequence ATGAGCGCTTCCACCGACGTTGTTATTGTCAGTGCGACCCGCACCCCGGTTGGGTCTTTCAATGGATCTTTCGCAAACACGCCAGCACATGAGCTTGGAGCGCATGTCATCAAGGCTGCTTTGGAGCAGGCCAAGGTTGATGGCGCGGATGTTGATGAGGTTGTATTCGGACAGGTCTTGACCGCGGGACAGGGCCAAAACCCGGCGCGGCAGGCTGCGATTGCCGCTGGCATTCCTGACGGGGCAACAGCGTGGGGCCTCAACCAGGTGTGCGGTTCGGGTCTTCGCACCGTTGCGATTGCAGCGCAGCAAATCCAGACCGGCGATGCGACCGTCATGATCGCAGGTGGTCAGGAAAATATGACCCAGTCGCCGCACTGTGCTCCGATGCGTGCGGGCTACAAAATGGGCGACTACAAGATGGTCGACACCATGATCAAGGACGGCCTGTGGGACGCGTTCAACGGCTACCATATGGGCCAGACCGCAGAGAACGTTGCCGAGAAGTGGCAGATCACGCGTGAGCAGCAGGACGAGTTCGCCGTTGCCTCTCAGAACAAGGCAGAGGCTGCCCAAAAAGCCGGCAAGTTCAAGGATGAGATCACCCCGTTCACGGTGAAGACCCGCAAGGGCGATATTGTGGTTGAGGATGACGAGTACATTCGTCATGGGGCAACAATGGAAGCGATGCAAAAGCTTCGCCCGGCCTTCAACAAGGAAGGCACTGTAACGGCCGCAAATGCCTCCGGCATCAATGACGGCGCAGCAGCGCTGGTGGTTATGAGTGCTGAGGAAGCTGAAAAGCGTGGCCTCAAGCCGCTGGCGCGTATTGCGTCCTGGGCAACGGCTGGCGTTGACCCGACCATCATGGGCTCCGGTCCGATCCCGGCATCGCGCAAAGCGCTGGAAAAAGCCGGCTGGTCTGCAGAAGAACTGGATCTGGTGGAAGCCAACGAAGCCTTCGCTGCGCAGGCGTGCGCGGTCAACAAGGACATGGGCTGGAACCCGGACATCGTCAACGTCAATGGCGGTGCCATCGCGATCGGTCACCCGATCGGAGCGTCCGGTGCCCGCATTCTCTGCACCTTGCTGCACGAGATGGTTCGCCGCGACGCCAAGAAAGGCCTCGCCACGCTCTGCATCGGCGGCGGCATGGGCGTCGCCATGTGCCTGGAGCGCTAA